The following are from one region of the Carassius gibelio isolate Cgi1373 ecotype wild population from Czech Republic chromosome A13, carGib1.2-hapl.c, whole genome shotgun sequence genome:
- the sprn gene encoding shadow of prion protein yields MNRTVATCWIFLLISAFLCDQVISKGGRAGARGSARGSARGGRTSRIRGSPAVRVAGAAAAGAVVALGAGGWYASAQRRPDDSSEQGDDYYSNRTDWELYLARTSSAIVHDPTTTRLSTLLLPINFVMYFAP; encoded by the coding sequence ATGAACAGGACTGTTGCCACCTGCTGGATATTTCTCCTGATTTCAGCATTCCTGTGTGATCAGGTGATATCCAAAGGTGGCAGGGCAGGAGCCAGGGGTTCAGCGCGGGGCAGTGCCCGAGGTGGCCGGACGTCCCGCATCCGAGGCTCCCCCGCTGTGCGGGTGGCAGGGGCAGCGGCGGCCGGGGCTGTGGTTGCGCTGGGAGCCGGAGGATGGTACGCATCGGCCCAGCGTCGTCCGGATGACAGCTCAGAGCAGGGAGATGATTACTACAGCAACAGAACAGACTGGGAGCTCTACCTCGCCAGGACATCAAGCGCAATAGTGCACGATCCCACTACTACTAGACTGTCCACTCTGCTCTTACCAATAAACTTTGTGATGTACTTTGCCCCTTGA